The genomic stretch AAATTATTTTACCCACTGTTGCTACTGTGCCAACTAGTCATGAAAAATGCTGTAACTTTCTCTCTTTCCATGCTTCTCATCTATCAGAAGTTAAATGTCCGCCTCAAGCTAGAAGTCTTGAAGTAAAGAGCAATAGCAGAGAACATTTAAAGTTGCAACATAAAAGAGTGTCGCTTGAAGAATTTATTGAACAAGTTCCTTCCGATACCTTTAATGAATATGACACTCTTGAAACTATTGCCCATAAAATTCAGCTTAGTTCAGTTGACTCTGAAGGTTTAGTTCCGGTTATTGAGATATGTGGTGATCTTAAAACTAAAGATATTAATTTAAAACTAAATCGCAACAGTTCAAAAATGCTGTTCAAGTCCTACAATAACGAACAAGTAAATATGAAGGGAAGGTTTTACTTTCCTGATTTATCCTCGGGAGCAATAATCTTAAAACATGGAAATCGAGAAATATTGAGGTTTGGTTAATCAACTACATAAATTAATTCTAAAAAAGATGGACATTACTCTCGGTGAAAATCAAGATTCATTAATTATTCGGACAGAGCGAGGGCTAACGATCTCAGGCACTCGGATTACCCTTTACGATGTGATGGATTATGTCATAGCTCAGTATCCTCCAAAATTTATCCAATCCTTATTTGATCTAACCGAGGCTCAACTTAACGCGGCACTCTCTTATATCGAGGCAAACCGTTCTGAAGTCGAAGCAGAATATCGGCAAGTCCCCCAAGAAGCAGAAGAACTCCGGCACTATTACAACCAGAAAAACTCTGAAATAGTCTCTCGTATCGCATCACAACCACCCCGGCCTGGAACAGAATTGGCCTGGGAAAAACTACGGTCAGCCAAGATAAAATACACCCAAAGTATGAATTTTCTCATCCTTAACTAATATGAAAACATTGGTAGAAATCATGGCCTGGCTAGAAGCAAATAAACCTCTATTGCAAGAACGGTATTTCATTAAAGAGCTTGGGATTTTTGGATCTTATGTCAGGCAGGAGCAAACAGATGCCAGTGATGTAGATATCCTTGTAGAATTTTCCCAAACACCTAGCTTGTTAAAATTTATTAACTTAGAAAATTATCTCAGTGATCATCTAGGGGTCAAAGTAGATTTAGTCCATAAGTCTGGCTTAAAACCTAGCATTGGAGAGCGCATTTTGAAAGAAGTAATTTACCTATGACTCAGCGACAGATCCAGGATTATTTGCAGGATATTTTAGATGCTGTCAGTGCGATTGAGCAATTTACAGATGGCGTTAGATTTGAAGATTTTTCCCAGAACTTAGAAAAGACGTTTGCAGTTTCCAGAGCAATTGAAATTATTGGCGAAGCTGTCAAGCAAATTCCACATTCAATTAGAGACCAATATCCTGATATTCTATGGAGAGACATTGCTGGTATGCGGGATAAACTAATTCATAATTATTTCAATACTGATGTAGAGATACTTTAGCAAGCTGTTATCGAAGATGTCCCACAACTCAAAACTATGGTCTCTCAGATATTAGAAGATATTCAAGATATAGCAATCCGTTTGTTGAGATACACAAAGACTCAAGGCAATTAGCTTGTGTATTGTAGACATTACAAATAAGAAGTAAATGAGTCATTATGAGTGGCTTCACGAGTGATCATTCGTAGAGATTACAGCCAATTTAGTGGGACTGGACATCCCGATTAATCTTATGCACCAGCAGCAAAATTTGCGGATTAATTCGAGCCAGCTAATGCGGTTAGCAAAGTTTTCAATTTCAGTAGAATTTCTTCCCATTCCCGTTCTGGCTCTGACCCTGCTACGATACCTGCGCCTCCATAGACCCTGGCTTCTTTCCCAGATAGCAATGCAGAACGAATTCCAACAATAAATTCTCCTTCTCCAGTGGCATTGATCCAACCCAGGGGAGCCGCATAAAGACCCCGTTCCCAATCTTCTTGGTTGACTAGGTGTTGACAGGCTTGACGTTGAGGATGCCCTGCAACCGCAGGTGTCGGATGTAAGCGCGCAACAATATCCAAAATGTGAACTTCGGTGCCTACCCAGGCCTGGATCAGGGTTTGTAAGTGTTGAATGTTTGCCAACTGGAGAAGAGTGGGTTGAGTAGGAATCATAATTTGACTCGTAAACTCCCCCAAGGCCTGACGCAGAAAATCAACAATAACCTGATGCTCACGGAGGTCTTTTTGACTTTGCTGTAGTTCCAGGCCAAGGCGTTGATCCACATCCGCCTGTTGATCACGGGGGGCAGAACCCGCTAAGGCATCCACCCGAATATGTCCTGCGGCTAAACTCACTAAACGCTCTGGACTGGCCCCAATAAATGTTTGTCCCTGGCCATTGCTAATACTAAAGCTGTAACAACTGGGATAGGTTTGGCGGAGATGGTGGACAGTAGGCAAGCCTTGGAGGTCTTGATTGGCACGAATATCTATGGCACAGGCCAAAACTAATTTCTCTAAGGTTCCAGTCGCTATTTCCTGGAGGGCCTGTTGGACTTGGGTTTGAAAAGCCTGGGCCTGGGCATCAAGGTTGGGTAAGGTGAGACTCAGTTTCGGAGGTAAGGGAAGGGACAAGGGGGTTTGGAGCGTTTGCCAGACCATCCATAGTTCTTTAATCAATCCCTGCCAGGCCTGATCATGACGAGGGCGTTTACTAGTTAAGGTTAAGGCTGTTCCTTGGTCAGTTTGGGCCAGTTGCCAGCGAGGAAGAACAGCCCAGGCGATGGGAAACCCAGGCGTTGTGGTT from Pseudocalidococcus azoricus BACA0444 encodes the following:
- a CDS encoding isochorismate synthase, coding for MPVSPLPHTTISPGLDNPAVAEWLAAIPERSQMETTWVSLTLPLPELDTLAALSALLSHCHSSQPWHFYLEHPHTHQVILGVEVLHDFQAQAPDRFEQIRLFSQQTLAELTQITPAWPLSEELAPRLPDPTGTRIFCTFSFFDQANDSGLEPPTTTPGFPIAWAVLPRWQLAQTDQGTALTLTSKRPRHDQAWQGLIKELWMVWQTLQTPLSLPLPPKLSLTLPNLDAQAQAFQTQVQQALQEIATGTLEKLVLACAIDIRANQDLQGLPTVHHLRQTYPSCYSFSISNGQGQTFIGASPERLVSLAAGHIRVDALAGSAPRDQQADVDQRLGLELQQSQKDLREHQVIVDFLRQALGEFTSQIMIPTQPTLLQLANIQHLQTLIQAWVGTEVHILDIVARLHPTPAVAGHPQRQACQHLVNQEDWERGLYAAPLGWINATGEGEFIVGIRSALLSGKEARVYGGAGIVAGSEPEREWEEILLKLKTLLTALAGSN
- a CDS encoding nucleotidyltransferase family protein; the encoded protein is MKTLVEIMAWLEANKPLLQERYFIKELGIFGSYVRQEQTDASDVDILVEFSQTPSLLKFINLENYLSDHLGVKVDLVHKSGLKPSIGERILKEVIYL
- a CDS encoding DUF433 domain-containing protein, which gives rise to MTLGENQDSLIIRTERGLTISGTRITLYDVMDYVIAQYPPKFIQSLFDLTEAQLNAALSYIEANRSEVEAEYRQVPQEAEELRHYYNQKNSEIVSRIASQPPRPGTELAWEKLRSAKIKYTQSMNFLILN
- a CDS encoding HepT-like ribonuclease domain-containing protein; protein product: MTQRQIQDYLQDILDAVSAIEQFTDGVRFEDFSQNLEKTFAVSRAIEIIGEAVKQIPHSIRDQYPDILWRDIAGMRDKLIHNYFNTDVEIL